TGCCCCAGCTGCGGCAGTGCAACATGCACCCGAGTTGCTCGATCAAATACCCACCAGTGCTGAAAGGTCACACGCAAGATGGGGTCTGGGGAAGGGAATTTCTAAACAGCCTTACCTTTGCATAAATTCTGCAAGGAGGCAGGTTCGAAGAGAAATTTTTTTTGCCGCGTCAGCGAAGGCCGGCCAAAACCGGGATGAGTCGGCAGCGATACCGGGTCAGCTGAGACGAGGGGACTAAACTGTCCGGTTTGAAAAGCTAAGAGACCAAGATTTGCTGGTTTTGAAGTTGAGGGGTCAAATTTAGACTTTCAGAGTAGTTGAATATATTTCTCCCTTCTTTTTATGTTACAATCTTTACTTTGCCATGAAGATTGAGCGTAAGAAAGCCGCATCTTATTCGCGTGAAGATTTATTGATAGAATTCGAGTTCACAAATTTAAATTCAAGAATAAGCATATAGGTAAGTATACATATATCGCTGGTAACAAGTACGAGCAGCCTGTTGTTATTTCTTCCAAATGTCAACTTCCGGGCGATTGAACGGTCCAACCAGAAGAAGAAGGTGGCCATCAGAACAATCCTCCCCCCTTAATTTTCTGCACCTGCAAAATCAACCGAGCAATTACACGTGTTATCTCATTCTTACCCTGATCGAACAACTACCTGATTTGTGGCAAAGCGGGTTCGggttacatactccctccgtttagaattacttgtcgcaggtatagatgtatctagatgaattttagttctagatacatccatttctgtgacgagtaatttgaaacggagggagtataattctaCTGGATCAAAGAATTTTTCAGTACCTTAGGCAGATGTGCTGCATGCTTTTGATCTTCAATTATTCTCTACCGCTGCGCCTGTGCCTGGTCCATCATCTTGGCCAGCCTTCCCAGGTTCCTTGGTGTCCACGGCAGCCGGAGCAGCGGTGGTAGTTGCAAGCGGTAATGCTGGGGGAGAAGCGGTTGTTTCAGTAGCTGGGGTTACTGTGGCAGGGGTCTCCTCTTTAGGCTTCGACGCCTGCGAGCTCGACGCATCACCGGTGGTTgtatcgccgccaccgccgcctccgtctTCGTCGGCGGGCTGCTCATCGTCTTTGCCTTTGTCTTCACCTTCTGCGGAAGCAAGCGCGCGCTATCGTTAGATTTAGACAGCCTTTATATAAGTGGGAAGCAAGCGCACACTTATCGGTGCCGTTGGAAATCAAGAGGGCGGGACCTGTTTGTGGTTCATCGATGTTTTCTGTGTCTTGCTTGCTAGGTGGCTCATCTTGTCCTTTGGCATCTCTCGGTTCGTCTTGCCTCTCTTCTTTGGTTTCTGCAAAGCAAGTATTATTGATAGATCGCTTTCCATAGCTTTTGCAAAGCAAGTATTATTGATTGATTGATACAGTAGAAATAATGCAGTAAAACACAAACACATGATTGAGTTGAAACATGAAAATGCAGGAGAAAAAAACCATTTATTTAGACCTTAGCCAGTAAGGGTTTACTGGTTAGCAAAATCCCAGTTGGGGGTCAAGAAGCAAAATTATTATGCTTCATGTGTGGGGTTTTAATTAACCTCCTTTAAAAAAATTAAAGTATGGGAAGATGTGGCAAAGTTAGGCAATGTACCACTTATTTTGTCTTTGTGGGTCTTATCGGTGACGGCACCTTTCTTGATATCTCCCTCGCTCCTTGGAACCGCTGTCTGATCGACAGCGAGAGTAGGTGACACTTGCTTCTCCACGGCCTCTTTGAGTTCCTCGTTCTCATTGCTCGCCTGCACCTTATTCCCATCTACGTTAGGCTCATGTACTTGCGGACCCTTCTTCATAGGATCGTGCTCTTCATCTTTTGCCTCTCTCTTGTTGTCGTTCTCTTTATTAACAATCTCATGGTTCTTATCTCCGCCGTCAACTTTTTTTATCTCATCAGTAGCTCCATTGTCTTCCTTGGCTGGTGCTGGTTGCTCATTTTCTCCTTGGGTGCCTTTGAGGTTGCTTGGCTTCTCTTCCTTTTTCACTTCTACAAACAAGTAAGAATGTTCAGATGAAAATTGGAAGCATCTCGGTTTCGGATGCAATATATATATCTTACTAACAAGGCATGGTTTTCACTTGAATTTGGACCCTGCTTTGTTTTTATCACTAGAGTAGGCATGGTTTTCAAACTCGTTTTCAGTTTAATTTcgttgaaaattttaaaattcattAATTGCGGCAGATATTGAAGTAATCACCTTTTAGTCAAAATATTTTAGCAATTACGGCAGTACACATAAAtataaatatttttttgaaatgtcGGTCATCTGACTAAAATGAAAACCAAAATCACTGAATTATTTCAGCTATGGCCAAAATATTTCCGACACTTAAATTCAAAAATGGAGTAGGGCCGAACCTTTTTGCGCTTTGCCAGCATCGTCGACACCATTTTCAGCTTTGGCAACGCCGGTAGCACCTTCTGCTTTACCTGGAGTTTGGCCGCCGGCGTCTTCTTCCTTGAGATccctcacccacaccccatgttcgTCCACGGTACACACTGGTATTTTCATCCGCTTCTTAATGGGAATCAGCTTCTCTTTCTCTGTCCCCTCCTTCTCATTCAGCTCACCCTTACCTTTGGTTTGAGCCTTCACCACTTTAGAATCCTTATCGACAACCTCCACACACTTAATGGTGTTCCCATTCAACTTAGGGAGCAGGTCAGTCGTCCATTTCAGCTCGAACTCTTTGAGGTACCTGAGGCGCAGGGTCTCGATGACGTTGTCTCCGGGGATGTCGAGCTCCTTCACCTCCCCGCCTCTCACGTAGAGCTTCTTGAGTTTCTTGTTGCCGTTGAGCCACGTCGCCAATGGCAGCTTGCCCTCGGGGTAGCACCGGACGTCCAGCTTATCGAGCTGCGGCGGTAGCCGGAGGCAGGTCCAGGTATCAAGGAGATCTTGCAGCTGCTTCTGAATTTTCGGGCTACTATCCAGCAATATGCTCGGCCTCTCGCCCCACGTAACCGTGAGCGACAGGAGCCCGGCGAGCTTCGCGAGCTGCTTCATCTCGTCCTGCTCCACGTTGGCGTCGGTGGTGACGTTGACGCTGAGCTTCCAGAGCTTCTTCAGCTTGGCGAGGTGCTGCAGCCTGCACGCGTCGCGCCGCCGCTTGCCGACGCCGAACACGAAGCCCTTGAACACGCGCAGCTCCGGCAGGGCGGCGACCCCCCGCCCGATGTGCTCCAGCATGTAGCACTCGGTGAGGTCCAGGTGGGTCAGCCCCACAAGCTTCTTCACGGTGGACGACGGCAGCTTGACCAGGTTCTGGCACCCGCGCACGTCCAAGATGGCCAGCTTCCGGAGCCTCCGGACCTCACTTGGGAGCTCCGTCAGCCGCGACAACCCGCGCACGCTCAGGTACCGGAGGTTCTTCAGCTTGCCGATGGCGCTCAGCGACTCAAGAGCTTCCACCTCCATGTATGTCTCGTCGTCGGTGTTCCCCCACCGGCCGAGCTGCAGCACCTCCAAGCCGTCGGCGAGCTTTGTGAGCAAGGGCTCCGGGAGTCGGTACACGTGTGCATCAATGTTGAGGATGACTTTCTTCCTTTCAAACTCGATGAGTAGTATCGCAGTCTCCAACATTTCATCATCCCGTTTGGTCTCATCTTGTTGATCCTATTTAAAATCATGTAAGAATTAGATTGGACAAATGCTACATCTATGaaaaaaaatagagagagagagggggggggggggggtgataatCATACATGCGAATTTGTCTTGAAAAGTATGTTCACAATGATTTTTATTTACGAATAATATTGTAACAGAAATAATTATCGCAGTCAAAACAAGAGCCAAGACTTCTATAATGTAGCTTATGATTATAATTCAAGGCAAGAACAAAAAACAAATCTGGTATATTTCAATGTTTTCCCCCTCTTCAAATCATGGCATGAAGATTGAGTAATGATTTTTAACTTGGGTGTCATTGCCTTTTGCATCTATAGTCGCCATTATCCTAGTGTGTACACCTATCGGGAAAACATTTAACTGATGTAAGACAACGATAATAACAAATGACAATGTATAGATTTTAAATGGCATGTTAAGTCACTAAACCTATTGTTTCTTGAGTGAGCATATGTTTAGAAGTAAGGACTCTTATGTTGTGTGTAAATATATACCGAAGTTTAAACAAGAGTCAGTGAAGTTGTGCCCACGCAACCCACCAAGTTGTTGATGTTGACCAAGAACTTAGCTATATCCTAAGTTGTTAATTTTTAAATGGAGACTTATTGATTAATGCAAGACTCTTTCTTTTGACAATTTGCCAAGGAATATTTTCTATCATTTGATATTAACGAATAACTAGAGTTTATTGTTTAAAATCATGATGTAACAATATTTAATAGTACAACAAAAGATTAATACAGCTAAACATATTTTCACGGTTGGGTAGCTAACCTTACTTATATAAAGGGGATAATGTTTCATTTAAAGAAAGATTGCTAATGCATGTACGATTGTTTGGAAAAAAAAATCGTAAGTCTTGGCCAATCATCTTGAACTTCACATTTCTTTATAGGCTAGAGAACTGTCATATTGTGGGTGCAAAATGATTGGGCGAAACCATGCAGGGAGAGTAGTGATCATTTTGTGTGTTTGGACGCTTGGGCATCGGCCTATAACCATAACACTCTTTAAGGATGAGGCAAAGTTTatgcctccttttccaaaaaaaaaagatgGCTTGTATCTTGCTTAAGAAAAATGAGAACTAATATGAACTATACATTAATACATAAAAAACTTAAGTAATGGGAACTCAATGTACAAAAATAAAACTAACAAGAATTAAATTGCAATGTAGAGTTGCACTCAAGATGATTTTTATCAAATAGAACCTGGCCCCATTATATTATTAAAAAATAACCAGATATTATATATCTAAGTGGAAGGATACATGATTTTTTACTAGAAATTGTGCTCGcataaaataaaagttttaatttgcGTTTTCCCGcaactaaagaaaaagaaaattggaAGAGTTCTTCTTATTGGCTTATTGCATAATAAAATAAAGAATCCTTAGAATTCCGTTTGCATAAGATACGCTACACCATACCATCGAAATCAAAAATAGGGTATGAGACAATTAATAACTTTGAAAACATGAAATAGTTGATGACATAAGTTGTTGTTCAGAAATAGGAAAGTGGAATGAAATCCAGTCTTAGTCAAATATTTCATATCTCTCCTAGACATTGTactaatatggttattcatttatcGGTGAGTCTTAAATCTGCCCACTAATCCTTGGAACTAATCTTTAAAAAAAGTCCTTGGAACTAACAATTGTCTTGTAGTTAAAATAGACTTTTCTGTTTGTCCCCAGTGAAGTTGCAGCCATGTATagtctccctcctccctcctctcttgCAACATTGCAAACACATTTTTATGGGGTGCTCAAAATTAATTAAGTGGGAAACGCAAATCAAATTTATGTTTGTCCGCACGAAATTTATTTTTCATAACATGCAACCTTACGTGGGAAATGTCCACCCCACCATGCAACGCATAGTACTATGTTACTTATATTAAGTATgtattacaactatataacaatcATGTACAGAAAATAATATGCCTTCTTTGTTTCAGTTCTCATATTATTAATCCAAAATTTTACATTTCATACAATCAAAATTCATTGGATTACATTGTAATCAATTCCCACAAAAAGCTTGGTGTGTCGTCAATTTGTTTGAGTTCATGACTATATTCCTGATGTCGAATCCATAAGTTGGATTTTCCTATTTGAGAAAAGCTCTAGTCTCTTGAGTTATAAGAAACGTATGCATATTAGGCACCCCAATTTTATTTAAGTAACTAGACAATTATTTTCTTAATTAGTAAAAGGTAAATCTTTTGTCTTAGTTAAAATGTGCATTATATGTCTTAAAAGTCAAAGGGTGCATGCATTGAAATTTTATATATAATTTTAGGAATATATGTACAAAAAGAAAATACTAGacaccccccttccccacccccttcccAGGATCGTCAACTTCTTGTAGCCCATAATGTATAGTTCGCTACTGCATTACGCAATGTATATTATTCATTTTTTAGAATTTGAAATTGTGTTCTAGTTATATGAAGTGATTTTAGCTGATGTACTGACCAAGTATACACAAGAATTTTCTCTAAGGACATACCAGGTGTTCTTTAAACATCTTAAGGGCATACCAAGTTAcccatgataattttggtaatttctaGTTCTGAGAGCATTTTTTAGCGACACTCTTTTAGATCATGTAATTTTCtagttagttttttttttgagacaaatttTCTAGTTAGGTGGGCAAGACTGAAATTACGGGTACACAAGGGAACTAACCTGGGATGGGAGCCCACCTGGAGGCACCTTTGATGGACTGGGTTTCAACTGGGCCTGCGAATCATTGTCCTCCTGGAGCTTCTGCAGTCGGGAGATTGGTAGTATTTATTATTTAGGGGAAGTTTCTCAAACAATAATCAAGGGAATACTTTATTTTTCATTTAGCAAATATATTGCAAGGAAATGTTTTCTGAAGGGGATCCTAAAGGGTTGTACCCTGCAATAATTATGGTCCCATTTCCTAGTCAAGTTGGACTAGCTATTGATACTGAGAATACGTATAATAAAAGGTCTATAACATGTTTACATGTCACTTTGGTCCATGTGGAGGAGAGAAATGCAAAAAAGCGGACTCTCATGCAAAAGACCACCACAACAAGTGCTTCAAAACAAGTAGAATGATATATAaaggaaagaaaaggagaaaaTTGTAAAAAGATGACCAATGTAGTAACAACCAATTTTATAGCTAACTAATTATAAGAGTGATTGCCGAAGGGAAATGGTCTAGTGCTACTTTTCTTTGAGAGATGTGGCTAGCTaggtcttagtcgactgagacttaaccaagaCTAAGTCAAGTGACATAATatgtaaaaaagaaaaagaaaaatttcttCTTTTGATTTTCTAATCACATATTGACAGCTCATCTCGTAACCTCACTCCCGTGCAAAACGCCGTAGGTGTAGCGTTGTCCAATATAGCATCCACTGAGATGTAACGATCCCAAtacactagtactccctccgttttaaaatagatgactcaactttgtactaactttagaataaagttgaatcatctattttggaatggagagagTATTAGCCATGTCCGGAGAAAGGAGGTGGAGTACCTGGGATGGGGCCCCGACTGCTTGCGTAGCCGGAGGAGGCGCCATTGTTTGGCTGGGCTTGGGCCGGGTCCGGGGCCGCAAGCCGTCCTCCTCGCGCAGCTTCTGCATCCGGGCACGGTTGCCCGCCGTGAGGCAGAGGACCTCCGACTTGGGCTGGCTGAAAGCCGGGCCACCGGGGTCGTCAAGGTCGGCGCACTCCTTCTCCCTCGCCAGCCGCTTCGCCATCCAGTGCACCAGCGGGTTCACCCGGCAGCCGTAGATGACCCTGGTGCTGCCGTTCTTGATCGGCTCCAGGAAGCCGCCGCCGGAGAGCTTCGAGAAGATCCCGTC
The window above is part of the Triticum aestivum cultivar Chinese Spring chromosome 2A, IWGSC CS RefSeq v2.1, whole genome shotgun sequence genome. Proteins encoded here:
- the LOC123187406 gene encoding uncharacterized protein; this encodes MAAPGGPAASPPPPPPPPPPPKSDQAVGDASASPPPPPPAERETAAPAPPPPPPPKPDQAVGDASASPPPPPPAETEMVAPAPPPPPPPKPDQAVGDASVTPPPPPETDTAGQTPPPPPQNKTPAGETVSPPQADTKRQTGTGDVAGMSEKTQAPSQETAAATSAEDHLPAPPPPPPPPEEQKQGGTAKDGKDSATANSPRAEERKPGTSRWTRVRSPVLLLLSLFRLRLGKPSQAIEQPKVEDELAAPAQKEESEGSKRRRHEAEASLSPAGRKEAPPGEPHQTKRRKSLQRTESVRPPEGVVAAAAGEADANRTPMKKKLKNAFVLVKDTLAWYGRHRSPKNAEKPEEDQSAAPKEKGGEAKPSTSSPPEEEAGTKSKQDDKTEETTKTKEPSTAAQEESKEKARRRWERAEVRLEKILEDACSRLTLAEFRKLPNHKEEPHQQCLLTFSVFPLGEQVKKQAVTYWWSTRFNLPSERAGGADGIFSKLSGGGFLEPIKNGSTRVIYGCRVNPLVHWMAKRLAREKECADLDDPGGPAFSQPKSEVLCLTAGNRARMQKLREEDGLRPRTRPKPSQTMAPPPATQAVGAPSQKLQEDNDSQAQLKPSPSKVPPGGLPSQDQQDETKRDDEMLETAILLIEFERKKVILNIDAHVYRLPEPLLTKLADGLEVLQLGRWGNTDDETYMEVEALESLSAIGKLKNLRYLSVRGLSRLTELPSEVRRLRKLAILDVRGCQNLVKLPSSTVKKLVGLTHLDLTECYMLEHIGRGVAALPELRVFKGFVFGVGKRRRDACRLQHLAKLKKLWKLSVNVTTDANVEQDEMKQLAKLAGLLSLTVTWGERPSILLDSSPKIQKQLQDLLDTWTCLRLPPQLDKLDVRCYPEGKLPLATWLNGNKKLKKLYVRGGEVKELDIPGDNVIETLRLRYLKEFELKWTTDLLPKLNGNTIKCVEVVDKDSKVVKAQTKGKGELNEKEGTEKEKLIPIKKRMKIPVCTVDEHGVWVRDLKEEDAGGQTPGKAEGATGVAKAENGVDDAGKAQKEVKKEEKPSNLKGTQGENEQPAPAKEDNGATDEIKKVDGGDKNHEIVNKENDNKREAKDEEHDPMKKGPQVHEPNVDGNKVQASNENEELKEAVEKQVSPTLAVDQTAVPRSEGDIKKGAVTDKTHKDKISETKEERQDEPRDAKGQDEPPSKQDTENIDEPQTEGEDKGKDDEQPADEDGGGGGGDTTTGDASSSQASKPKEETPATVTPATETTASPPALPLATTTAAPAAVDTKEPGKAGQDDGPGTGAAVENN